ATTTTCCTAACAGAGGTCAGACGGTTGTGTGGCTAGCCCGTATGACCCACCCTAGACCGTGTGATTGAAATTTACCAAACTTTTTAaatgacacacgatcgtgtggacCACCTGTGTgcagcacacgcccgtgtagtaaAAAAAAAACCACCCCAAAACTGCTGCAAACCCAAAAATTCAACCACAATTTACCCCAACCCAAATAGTTTAATTATACACACTTAAAAGACGATCCTGATGCACAAATAATTAACCAACGTCCATTGACAAACCAATCTGGTACTCGATCACACGAATATTCAAAGATTTCAAAAATTTCCCGATTGTAACAAGATAAAACAATTTGAAGACAATTGACTAAAACACAAACAACTGTActtacctttttccctcctatatTCTTGATTTAACGAACAACAAGCGAACAACGAAAACTTGTAGAACATAAATGGGCAATCGATTTGGAACAAACAAAAGAGAAAGCTAAAGAACAAggaggaagaaaaataaaaaaatgaagtgaAAGAGAGCGAGGGAACGTGAGGGAAGTTAATTTTagaaacttttaataaaataagaataagaataagaataaaataaaagataaaatttaagGAAACctcaatatcaaaaataatttcactTACACATGATAAGATTCAAACTTAAGACCACGTAGTAACCAAATGCTTAACCATTAAACCATCAAGCTCATTCTTGTCCCTAAATCgcaaagaaaattataaaagtctATTTAAAATTACTGACTCATCCTACAAACATTAATCTTTCTAACCCCAAtttcgggtgttacattttcaTTTCAATGAAGATCTCTAATCAAATTTGTAACTCAATGAAGACATTTGATCAAAAATAACTATTGATGAAGACCACTTATTAAGTTTGGCTATCGACGATGGTTACTTTATAACCTCAAATTAGGGGCTTACCCAAGTCAACCACCTTAACTAGAGGAAAAAAAGAGCTCCATTTATTTATAGTGAAGTAGCTACTTTACCAAAATGAATTGCTTGTGCAAACACTACATGATCACCACGCTTAGGTTGCATCATTTTGCAACACCTGTTTCTTGCATGCTCAACAAGTGGACAACACTCTAAATGTAACAATGCAATTTTTGATAGTGTCAGAAAAGGTGGTTTTGAAATCTCATTTCTGTAAATCAGGTTTGTAAACATTCATAATATTTGCGAAGTTGGTATAATAGAATATTCAAGTTTTGTCCATCAATTTTGCCTATTAgttgcttaattaaggtacagggactaaattggaaaagttTTATTGCTATGAGTTTTTAATTGGCTAAAGACTTAataacttaaattgtaattaaccAAAGGTTCAAAATGACAATTAAACCATTTTACATTATATGTTAGTGGAATTTGGTGGCTTAAACATTAAACATTTGGTTAGGAAGctaattagtgattaattgaaaattaattaaaatataattatattataaaaagcCAAATTCggtggaaagaaagagagaacTCTTTTCTTCTCCAACCTTTAAATTGTCcaccataaaataaatatgaagttttaaGGGTTTCAACTTTCGACAACTATTTGGTAagcttaattaagtttttttattgtattttttaatgtttttgaggtcatgggagcttgacttagctagcccatgtaccaatttgtaaaactgttaaagtttttgaaatttgtcattgttgatttcttgaagaaattggtgtcaaattgatagattttaagcttagatgtgaaaaaggactaaattgtaatgtttaaattgttgtttttgtacataaggactaaagtgaattaattttgaaattgatgtgaaatttcaGTAATTATAGACAATATAGAGACTATAATGAATGTAATTGAGGTTAGTTTTCAATCtgaagctcaaaattgaaagttaCGACTATTTcggttttagagactaaattgaataaaatgtaaaactttaggagTATTGAAAAATGAAGTTTCATAGGTTCATCCATACCATgatacaatgtataaatgtttgaaattgatgaattgaatgaaataattgaatagatcaagaattggatcAGACAGGAAATAATCGGGGAAAAaccaaaataatgataaattagtCATTGAAAATTGAACTTATTTGGTGTTttaaccaggtaagttcatatgatatttatttatatagattgtTGTGcatttagtttataattatatCTGATTGGTTGTGAGTTGGTTGAAAAGGATTTATAAGATATTATGCATTTACATAACTTTGAGAAGTAATAAGGATTCTCTTTggtttatttcaaaaattgtaAATTCGTATTTTGTGGCATTTGGAATTCTTAATTCCGATTGTCTAGATTTTAGTAACAAGTTGATCAAGGGTTTAGTAGAGAAAATTTCCCAAATCTTACCTACCTAAATACAAACACTCAAATCCATATAACCCCTCACTAATAAAATATTTCCAGATACCCAAAACTCAGCTAAACTCATAAATTACTCTCAACATATTTATGTGAACCGTCACAATCTTGATCATCAAAGCTTATAACAACAAACATATGTATCATTAAAATTGCATTGTACTATATCCCATTATAATATGGACTTCTTGAAAATACTAAATCCGACTCAAAGAAACTTGATTTGAAGGATTAACATTAGGTATAACTCGTGTGCCAAAACCTATTAGCTTGATTTTGCAGTGCTTGTGCTCTTTGCTCTTTAATGAAGAACAATTTATCCTATAcgataaagaaattaaaaatttatttaattgtagaaaaatataaattaatggaACCTGGactgagaaaaaagaaagaggaatGAGCTGCGGCCGAACCTACCATCAACACTTGGAAATAATAATTGCTTCCACTAACTTAGGTTCATTAAATGAACTTTTTTCAGTTTTGACAAAACATGCAGCAATTCCTCCCCTGTGCCTAGTTTACTTACGAAAGAGAGAGAAGGGAACGCCGTTTAATAGCGCACTTCCCATGAACCAACCATGCCAAGCTGCCATCTGTGTTGTTCTTCTTCCACGTAGCACTTATTTTTTTGGCTTTGGACAATTTCCATTGCGTGGCACCCACTCCCCTtaccttttttaatcttttttacctACATAAATACCCCCCTCCCCCATTTTCCTTCctctctcaaattcttcactCATTTCTCTCCTTAACTCCTTTTGTTGTGCCTCTTCTCTCTCTTGCTCactagtttttcttttcctttcccgAGAAAAAGTTAAAAGGAAAGCAGGAAAATAATGCCGGGTTTTGGTGGTTTGGAGACTCCTAGTCCTACTCCCACTTTGGATGGTCCATGTCATTCAAAAGATACTTCTCGAGATTTGCGTGATCACCTCCCTTCATTAATGGCTTCTTATTATCCTATCACTCTCAaggtaaataaaaagaaatctcGAGTGAGTTCAGTGTGTTGAACTACCCGAGTCAACCAATCATTGACTCGTTTTCGTTTCTTACCATTCATTTTGACCTTCTTATTTGACCTTTTCTAATAATATTCTTATCTATGTTTTCTTCATGCAGTTCATCGACGTGAGCTATAAGGTGAAGGTACAGGGAACCAACACCGAAGGTCGCAGTATTAAACGCATGCTTAGCCATGGATCAACACCCTCTGATCAAGGAACAATGAGTAGGGCCCAAAAGAGGTCAATATTGAACGATATCACCGGCATGGTTTCACCAGGAGAAATGTTGGCTATCCTTGGTCCTTCAGGCAGCGGCAAATCTACTCTCCTCAATGCCCTAGCTGGTCGGCTACAACACGGCCATGGTCATTTCACCGGAACCTTGCTTGCCAACAACAAAAAACCCACTAAACAAATGGCAAAACGCACTGGATTCGTCACCCAAGACGACGTGCTTTACCCTCACTTAACAGTTCGTGAAACCTTGGTGTTTTGCTCCCTTTTAAGGTTACCAAACACCCTGTCGACCAAGGAGAAGATTTCAGTGGCTGAGACGGTTTTATCCGAGTTGGGGCTATCGAAATGTGAAAACACAATCATTGGGAACAGTTTTATACGTGGGATTTCGGGTGGAGAGCGGAAAAGAGTAAGTATAGCTCATGAAATGCTTATAAACCCTAGTCTGCTGCTTCTTGATGAACCGACGTCGGGTTTGGACTCCACAGCGGCACACCGGTTGGTTTCGATTTTGGGTTCGTTAGCTCAAAAGGGGAAGACAATAGTCACATCCATGCACCAACCATCTAGCCGAGTTTATCAGATGTTTGACTCAGTGTTGGTTTTGAGTGAAGGAAGGAGCTTGTATTTCGGCAAGGGAAGTGAAGCTATGAGTTATTTCGAGTCCATTGGATTCTCACCGTCTTTCCCTATGAACCCTGCCGATTTCCTCCTTGATCTCGCTAACGGTACGTCAGCTTCAACTTCTTTTTTCTGTTGTTTGCTTTCTTTTCATTAGTTATAGCTGAGTTAACTCGAATATTTACGAACGAGCTCAATTCCCTTCTACTTCCGTTTTCTTGCTGTAGAGTTAAAttcttttcttcaattttcactaAGTATAGAAAGAGGGAAAAACCCATAGGGGGGGAACACAACACTTTCCATCATTAAGACTAagatcatatctcatataaattcccCTTGCGAGAaagatttcaaaaattaaaatatgggcAAATGAGTGGTGGGTCAGTGTATTAAATAAAGGTTGTCAAACTGTATAATAAGGTGGATAGAAATGGATAGTGCGGTATTCTTTTTCCTGTCTTTTCTAATGGCCCCTCCCTCCGTCCAAAGAAATCTACCTTTTTTATTGATGAAGATTTTCCATAGCCGACGCACCGTGATTGTTAGCTTTAAAGCTTAGCTCATTCGATGATTATACACCAcgaatttgatcatttattcatcaGCTAATCTTTAGGGTGGCCATTGTCTGCCTTCATTGAATGAGTGATCTTGCCACTTATATGTCTCTCACAAGAAGGCACGCTACTATTTGATTTGACAAAATTTTACAACATAATAAAATCTGGGTTATTTTTTTTCTACCACACAGCAGTGAGTGCAAGAATGGTTTAATTGTCTACATTCCGTTTTGGAATTAATTCAGTGGGGTTCCTCCATTGGGAGTAGGTGGCATGGTGTCACTACAATATAAGTGATTTATGACTTGGATTTAATGATCTCCTTCTCTATTTCTAAGGTCCCAActtcaaaggaaattaatcttagatcaatataataatatttgtttcttcaatatttttaaatcatatAGGTCAAAATCTAATgccattttttattgtttaaaaaatggTTTAGACCTTAATACCGACACATGGATAGCTCtccataatatattattattcactgtagcatgtattatatatatgagaaatgtTATTAGTATTTAATTGCACGAGCTGAAAAGATATTTAAGGCAAAAAAGTACAATTGAtgaattacttttttattttatataatttgataaaagtaaTGATTCATCATCTTGTTCACTAATAACTTACAGATTTATATATTATGAAAGTCTCAAATAAAATGATGGTGAGCGTCACTGATCCATATAGTCTACAAAAGTTATGTTATGTAGCCAATTGTGGATGAAGTGGTGTTGGACATGTTTCCATCTTTGGTGCAGCAAATAGTAATTGAGTTTATGGTATGAACTCTTGGACAATATGATCTTAAGGAAAAGATTTTAGTATACATTTTTtataaagggaaaaagaaaaggttatatGACCAATGACGCCATTGATAGCGTTAGAAAACATCTTATTTTGTATATAAAGCTAAAGGTGCTTTCTAGCCAATAATTCTTACTATAGCTTATCAAATAATTGCTGTATTTGGTCCCATAGGCTGTCCCTATTCCACCTTTACACTTGTCGAAACTTGACCTTCATTCTTAGTATAAAGATTGAAACATAATTTCTACctcttttttcccttcttttaagACCCCAACTATTCTCCGACTAGGGTGTTGGGATATGTTTGAAGACCAACACGTATGTCGTTTTCTTTGCATCTTCCTAACACCCAATGTCATAAAAGTGGAGATTAAAtttgtcaatatatatatacatacatatatataagcaaGTGGTGGCCCAACCATAGTGGCAGGGGCAGCACCAAACCCGAGTGGAGACCCACCTTACCCACCAACACTGGTCAGCTTTTAATCTTCATTTTTAGCTTTTCTGAGCCTTACTCAATAACTTTGCTACCATATATGCTATTATCCATTAAATTATTTCATACTGGGTGCTACTTTTCCTACTATTTCTTTTACTAATATTTAGTATAAATTGtcaaacaataaattttaatttcaatggTCTGTCCTTGTTTTGCTGAACTTTACTGTTGATGATATTTCTTTAAACAAGATTTTCTTTCTAAAACTTTTTTGCTGTAAAGGAAATCTAACCCCCCACTCGACCAACTTTATCGAAATTCTTAATTGTACAATGTTTTGATACGTGTATAATTGGAACAATATTCTAAATGCTTTGATTCAACTCATGTTCATCCATATTCATACACGTTACATTAAGTATATGCTTAGAGTCCCTGTTCTTCACACTACTGACtgattttatttaatattctAAAGTTTTGGACAGATATTTGTCATCCACACTTGGGGCTAGGCtgctttataatttaaaataatacatgAAGCTTTATTTTAATCACTTTTAAGAATATATGCAAATTTTTAGAGAATCATATTCATTACAACACTCTTGTTTCTAATGCCAGATTGTTTATTTTTAGCGAAATAGTGGTGTTGGAtataagtataatttttttaaaaggtctGTAATAAACAGAGGATCATACCCCCAACTCATGTTTGAATATGAATactcaagaaaaataaataataaagaagatcATGACTGAAATGAATTATTTGTCGATTAGATCCTAAATTTCCTTGTATATGTTTCAGGTGTGTGTAAAGTTGATGGAGTAAGCGAAACAGAGAGGCCAAATGTAAAGCAAACCCTCATTGCTTCTTACAACACCCTGTTGGCTCCAAAAGTTAGAGCTGCTTGCATGGAGATCACCCCTGTTTCGGCAAAAGACTCGTATTTCATCAGCACCCGTTGTTCCGAACAAGGCAGGAACAGCAACAGAGTCAATCTCTCAACATGGTTCTATCAATTCAGCATTCTGCTTCGAAGAAGCCTTAAAGAAAGAAAGCAAGAATCATTCAACACCCTCCGAGTCTTCCAAGTAATTAGCGCCGCAATACTGGCCGGTTTAATGTGGTGGCATTCAGATTATAGAGACATCCAAGACCGTCTCGGTCTCCTCTTCTTTATTTCCATCTTTTGGGGTGTCTTGCCATCGTTTAATGCGGTATTCGCGTTTCCTCAAGAACGTGCTATCTTCATGAAAGAGCGTGCTTCGGGTATGTACACTCTGTCTTCCTATTTCATGGCACGGATAATCGGAGACCTCCCCATGGAGCTCATTCTCCCCACAGTTTTCCTTGTTGTGACATATTGGATGGCTGGATTGAAACCCGATCTGGTGGCATTCCTATTGACATTGTTGGTTCTTCTTGGCTACGTGCTCGTCTCGCAAGGGCTTGGCCTCGCATTAGGGGCATTGATCATGGATGCCAAACAGGCTTCTACAATAGTTACAGTCACAATGCTAGCATTTGTTCTAACAGGAGGGTACTACGTGCATAAGGTCCCATCATGCATGGCATGGATCAAGTATGCTTCTACAACATATTATAGCTACAAGCTGTTCGTCAATGTCCAATACGGCGATGGCAAGAAAGTGTCACCGTTGTTGGGTTGCTCGCACCGTGGAAGTAGTACGGTTAGTTGCAAGTTCATCTATCAAGACATTGCGGGGCAAATTAGGCCCGAACTGAGTGTCGGAATCTTGATTCTAATGTTCATAGGATATAGGTTGATGGCTTACCTTGCATTGCGGCGCATCAAAGGCTGAGCCTTTGAGTTATAGGTTACAGATTCTTGTTATTTGTATAAGGCCCTTATAATtgtaaatgtttttcaaaatggcctgaaaaagaaagatttgtTTCAGGTTGGTCTAAAAATTTACGTTGAGTGGTGAATTTGTATCACGCTAACTGCACCTGAAGAATCATAAGAAACTACAAAGAAACAGTTGTCATTAGTGAATTTGTAGTTTTTTGTTGAAGTACAAAGATTTGGTCATTTTTATTGCGAAAAGTTGTAGAGTTTTTCTTATGCAACTTTGATACATCTGTcaggttttgttttgtttttcttatatCGTGACTCATGATGCATTATAAATGggcaaaatggaaagaaaaaaaattcaaaagagaaaaagagtCATGCCCTTAATCCCTAAAGCCCAAAATCCACcattttgttaagtttttttgGTGAAACCCATTTGATATATAGGGTAGcagatttcatattttttaattttatttttggtgaaAAATAACATTACTAACTAATTACATAGGGATattctgaaaagaaaaaaaaaataccctTTTGACTTATCAGTTTTAAGATCTAAAATCACCTTAGGAGGAAGATAGAAAATCtgtaaatattcttttttaaCCAAAGCTAGTTTAGTTAAGCAGTTTGTAACTTAATTTTGTTATTTAGTTATGTAATGCAAGATTCACTGTTCTTCTTATAACAAAATATTCTGAATTAATTTAATCAAAGCCGAATTCGAAGTGGTGGAGGTGCTTCCTTGGATTGCTCTAACCACCTCCAAGTTGTTAGATTGGATTATAATCTTATTATGACCCTTGCGTTGACTTAGCTTAAGCCTCTCTAAAATGTCCCAAAGTTCGGCATAAAAAATTAAACACTTTCCAATATATCGGTTGTATCCAGCGATCCAACCTCCATTTTCATCCCAAAGTATTCCTTCAGAAGCTGTATTTTCAGATTCCAATTGTACTACACCGTTAGTGTTGAGAAAAAGCCACTTTCTAGTTAACTGTTCTTTAtatttaatacttaaaattaGTTAGTTGGAAACATCTTCGATTACGATCTGTACGCCAacttcatacacaacattttctcatttcttttggACAACAATCCCTACTCTTTTactaaagaaaaattttatcccGTAAGACCAGCAAGTAACTTACCATAAGAACTTTTGCATATCACCCCAATACCTCCTATCTTCGATTTCGAGTCGTACGCTCCTAATTTTAATCCAACCCTCATATAAATTCAAACCATATGACACTATCCCACCCTAATATTATAACATCCTTATCTAACACGGGATAGAAATAAACATTTcccataaatttaatttttatactatttaattaaaaaaatatgacaaACTAAACTTCCACCCCAACAAAAGTGGGGCTAATCATAATTTTTTCATAGAcgttttttatctaatttttaaataagaagataaatatgttttattgtaTTTGAACTAACGTTTTCATATACGGACAATAATATTAATACTAAtcaaattaagatttaatcaacAAAATTTAGATATTTCAAATAAGGATCCAAAATCCTTGGTGCATAAATTActtatgcatgtatatatatgatgtaGAATTTGATTCTTACAATAAAATACATTTGAAGAAGTCAAATAATTATTTGGCGAGAATGAAATAAACAAAGATTTATTTGGTTAAATGCAAAAGATgagtaataatatattatttgattgagtaaacaaattaattaattaacgctatcgcaaaatacaaatttaattacaAGTATCTTATGGGGTTagtctatattaatatataaaggGAAGGCCGACCTTTCTTGCTTCACATCATAATTTTATGGGGTgaaatcttttgtttttttagattATAGAAGGATAATTTtgggtttatattttatttaaatttgagatttaatctttatatttcaattttgaaataatttagtaCCTCcatttttataatgtcattagttaatttaaatattttatttcaattaaaatgtagatgtgaatgtgaatttttaaaaattgttaatattattaaaattctcTATTAAATTCAAGTCTATTTTGTTACATGCGTataaagtgattatttttttaattttaaattatcacaccgaaaatttaaaaaaaaataaattttaacagtgttaataaATCGACTTacattttcaaattcaaaaaataaaagattaaattcctaataataaaaatatgaaaaattaaattctaaatatataaattatacaataatttaatattacaatttttaaatttttactctataattaaaaaaaaatatttaactcgACTATAAAAGGAAGCCGTTTCTTTTTCGACACATTTCTAGCCATTCATgccttttttccttttccttttacaTTATGTTATGAATGGTTAAATTACAATTCTGGGTCCCCTCTATTTTTAGGttatatttcttttccttttgtattttagtcaaatagttaaattttagttttgacccctctaatatgtctaaaattaatatttaatctctatactttaatttttaatataaattagctcctgtatttttataatgttattaattagttgaAATAGTTAATATCGTTAACTTTTCGGTTAAAATGTTATgttgttatatataatttgaatacccTAAAGTCTTACATATTGACACGTGATTTCCTATTTCCTTTAGGTTTGCATTGgtcttacctttttttttttttgcaattttagaaaaatgattcaattttaattttgatccctCTATGAGATTTAACTATTACACTTTAATTTCTAATGTAATTTGGCCATTGTATTTTTGTAATGTTACTAATTACTCCAAATAGTTAATGTCACTAATTTttgattaaaatatgaatttttctaAGTAGGATGAGAGTATAGTTTAACTtcataatttaatacaaataaataatgcGTAATAGTTTATAGTTAAAAACTTCTTCTATTGTAGTATAATGTAGATGTGATAGTAATAATGTAACACTGACCTAATATCAATTAGTATATAAAGCACGTTATAAGATGGTAATAATTTGGTAACCAACCTAGGAAAAGAAGGGAAATAAATATCATTTACCAATAACTATTGATGAACAACCTACCAAACAAATTAACCGCCAAAAGGTTGCAAACCCTTATTTGTAGCTAATTAATTGAA
The genomic region above belongs to Gossypium hirsutum isolate 1008001.06 chromosome D05, Gossypium_hirsutum_v2.1, whole genome shotgun sequence and contains:
- the LOC107902564 gene encoding ABC transporter G family member 25 yields the protein MPGFGGLETPSPTPTLDGPCHSKDTSRDLRDHLPSLMASYYPITLKFIDVSYKVKVQGTNTEGRSIKRMLSHGSTPSDQGTMSRAQKRSILNDITGMVSPGEMLAILGPSGSGKSTLLNALAGRLQHGHGHFTGTLLANNKKPTKQMAKRTGFVTQDDVLYPHLTVRETLVFCSLLRLPNTLSTKEKISVAETVLSELGLSKCENTIIGNSFIRGISGGERKRVSIAHEMLINPSLLLLDEPTSGLDSTAAHRLVSILGSLAQKGKTIVTSMHQPSSRVYQMFDSVLVLSEGRSLYFGKGSEAMSYFESIGFSPSFPMNPADFLLDLANGVCKVDGVSETERPNVKQTLIASYNTLLAPKVRAACMEITPVSAKDSYFISTRCSEQGRNSNRVNLSTWFYQFSILLRRSLKERKQESFNTLRVFQVISAAILAGLMWWHSDYRDIQDRLGLLFFISIFWGVLPSFNAVFAFPQERAIFMKERASGMYTLSSYFMARIIGDLPMELILPTVFLVVTYWMAGLKPDLVAFLLTLLVLLGYVLVSQGLGLALGALIMDAKQASTIVTVTMLAFVLTGGYYVHKVPSCMAWIKYASTTYYSYKLFVNVQYGDGKKVSPLLGCSHRGSSTVSCKFIYQDIAGQIRPELSVGILILMFIGYRLMAYLALRRIKG